The genomic window ATGAGTATGATCAGCTGTCAAGCCTGCATACAAAAACTTCGCTAAATCCAATCCAGAAACGCGAGGAATATGAGCTTCTAAAGGCAGAAATGGGCGTTCAGATTGAACGGTTCTTAATATTTGCCTAATCAATGAATCCGGTTCATTGACAATCCCATTAAAGTTCATGGCTTCACCTAAAGCAATCACCTTCGGATGCTGCAAAAGCCGCTTCACTTCTTCAACACCGATATAGCCGCCTGTCGTTTCTAATTCCGGTGTCGTGGAGGGAACAGATGAAGGAATCGCATAAAAAATATCCATTACGCTAGGCTGGGAAAAGAACGACTCCAGCCCTTCCATTCCAAACACATTGGCAATCTCATGGGCATCAGCCACCACCGTTGTCACACCATGAGATAATGCAGCCCCAGAAAAAATAGCAGGGGATGTCATGGAGCTTTCAATATGTAAATGAATATCCATGAACCCTGGAATCACATACTGACTGGTTGCATCTATCACGTTCTTAGCCTCTAAATTATCAAATGCTTCAGTCGTCATATAATAAAATTTATCGCCAACAATCGAAACATGTTTCTTTTCAAACTTTTTGGTGAACGTGTTAAATACTTGTCCATTAATAATTGCTACATCCACTTTCATCCTTTTTCCCTCCATTTTAATAGCAGAAAAGGGCCAAGATTTGCCCTTAGCCCCTTCTCCTTACATCGTTTTTATTTATTTAAAATTCGATTCCATTGATTAATCCAATCTTCAAGGTTATTATTTACGAATTGTGAATCAACTTTGTTTGTACGGTCAGCAATGGCACCATACGTTTTATTCTTAGCTGTTTCTTCATCTAATACGACCTCTTTATTTGTTGGAGCCTCATTTAAAGACTTTGCCGTTTTTTCTTGTATTTCTTTGCTTAATCTCCAGTCAATGTACTTATACGCTAAGTCTTTATTTTTCGAGTTTTTGTTGATGTTCATGGTGTTGAAGTTGGCGAATGTTCCTGATTCAGGAACAATATATGCTACATCCGGATTGGCTTGAGTAATCATTGGGACAGCAAAATCACCAACAACTGCAGCAACAATTTCCCCTGATTGGAACATGTTAGCTAGGTCTGAGGATTTGCTATAAGTTTTAACTACGTTTGGAGATAGATCTGTGATTGCTTTAAAAGCTGCTTTTCCATTATCTTTTGTAATATCGGCATTCTCATGCTTACTCGCCACATAAAGCATGGCTGGACCAAATGTGGATGTAATATCAGGAATGGAGATTTTTCCTTTTAGAGCTGAATTCCATAGATCATCCCACTCCTTAATTTCCATTCCTGCTGCCTTTTTGTTGTAAATAATCCCAATACTGTTTAATGTATAGGCTGGACCCGATCCATCTGCAGATAACCCCTTTGCACTATCGATTAACTTTTCCATATTAGGGACTTTTGAATTGTCTATTTTCTCAAACAATCCTTCTGTTACCCCGTCAGCCGCATTTGATTGCGACAATTCAATCACATCAACTGTTGAATTCGGATTACTTTTTAATTTTGTAAAACGCTCAGAACTTGTCCCCGTTTCTAATACAATGTCTACATTGTATTTTTCCTCAAATGGTTTGAAGACGTCTTCTTCCATTTTATCTTGTTCCAAGCCGAATGTTGAGATGACTAATGATGTTGGTTTCTCCTTCGTTGTTTCTCCACCGCCACCACAAGCCGCCAAGATACTAGCAGTTGCTAACGTTAGACTAACTAATCCAAATCGTTTCTTCATTATTAATCTCTCCTTTAAATTGGGTTTAAACGATAATAAGTTTTTGAGCTGGAATGGATAATGTGACAGCGTCTCCCACTTGATAAATCACATCATCTGCCTCATTCACAAGCAGTGAACCAATAGAGGTCTCAACCTCATATTGATATGCTTTACCTAGAAATGTGCGGACTTTTACCACCCCGGTTACGGTATTATTTGAATTTGGCTCAGTGCTTGCTACAAGATCAATATCGTCCGGACGAATGGTTCCGGTTTGTTTTCCTGTTTCCCATTTGCGAGTGCATAGGAAGACTGTTCCATCAGTAGCCTTATATTTCCCTTCCTCTACTGGTGTTAATCCAAAGAAATTTTCAAAACCGATAAAGCGGGCCACAAATTCAGTTTTTGGATTTTTGTAGATCTCCTCAGGTGTATCGAACTGTTCGATTACCCCTTTATTCATGACAGCTACTTTGTCAGAAATAGAGAAACATTCTTCCTGGTCATGTGTGACAAACACGGATGTAATCCCTAATTGGCTTTGAATTCGTTTAATTTCAATCCGCATCGCTACCCGTAATTTAGCATCTAAATTACTTAATGGTTCATCTAATAGTAATAATTTTGGCTCAATCACTAACGCTCGCGCTAAAGCCACACGTTGTCTTTGCCCGCCTGAAAGTTGTTTTGGAAAGCGGTCAGCCAGTGCCTCTAAGCCCGTAATGGCCAAAATGTCTTTTACCTTTTTATCAATGTTACTCTTTTTTTCCTTGCGTAATTTCAAGCCGAAAGCTACATTTTCCTTTATTGTGAGATGAGGAAACAAGGCATAGCTTTGAAATACCATGCCAAAGTCGCGCTTATGAACCGGTACCTTCGTTAAATTTTGACTATCCACGAGGAACTCTCCATCATTCGGTTCAATTAAGCCCGCAATTACACGTAAAGTAGTCGTTTTCCCGCAGCCAGACGGCCCTAATAAGGAAACTAATTCGCCTTTTTCAATCGATAAATTCAAATCTTTTAATATATCGGTATTGTTGTCATAACTCACACGAATATCTTTTAATTCAACATAGGACAATTTTTGTTCAACCCCTTCGCTGTGTTTTATGAAATACTCGCTAACCCTAATGTCTTTTCAATAATAAACATCAAGACGACTGTACCCAGCATTAAGATTACAGATAATGCAGATACAGAAGGATCATAGTTGTATTCAATATAATTCATTAAGTTTGTAGGCAGCATGGTAACACCCGGACCAGATAAGAACTGCGATACAGGAATATTATTAAAGGAATTAATGAATGCCAGCATGAAGGAAGCAAAAATTCCCGATGTAATGTTTGGTAAAACGACTTTGATAAATGCTTGTAACTTTGTGCAGCCTAATGTCCACGAAACTTCCTCGATTGAAAAATCTAACTGCTCAATCGTTGAACCTACCACACGAATCACATACGGTAAACAAATCAAGAAATGGCCTAACAACAATCCCTGAATGATGGGAAATTGAAATTGGATCACAATAAATTGATACAAGGCATATCCGACAACTAAACCTGGTACAATCGTTGGCGAGAGGAAAAAGCTCTTGATCCAATTGCGCCCGAATACGTTGTGACGTGCCAGAGAATAAGCAGCCGGAACACCAATGATTACCGCCAACAGAGTCCCAATAAAGGCTACTTCTAAACTAAGGATGAAGCTGTCCATAAAGGATTCATTTGAAAATACTTTGCTATACCATTCAAAAGTAAAACCTTTGATTGGAAATTGAATCGTTGAATTTGTTCCAAAAGAGGTTAGGACGATAATGAATAAAGGGATTAATAAAAAAGCAAAAACAACACCTGCAATGATATTTAAGCCAACATTTTTACGCACTTGCCTCACCCCTCTTGTCCATACGTTTAGCTATCCAGTCGAATAATTTCATCACGATGATCGTTGCAACAATCATAATCATCGCAATCACACTAGCACCTTTCCAATTGCCCAATGCAGTCGCATTTTGATATAAGAAAGTGGCTAACATAATGTTTCGGTTACCGCCTAACAATTGTGGGGTGGTATAGGCTGTCATTGTCCCCGTAAAGACTAAAATACTGCCCACAATAATTCCCGGTACACTTAAGGGCAAGATCACCTTCATAAAGGCAATGAAGCGATTGGCACCTAACGTTTCGGCCGCCTCCATAATATCAGAATCGATATTTTCAAAAATCCCTACTAGCGTAATGACCATCAGAGGCAGGAATAGATACACAGATCCAATCGTAATGGAGAATTCTGTATAAAGTAACGTAAGCGGTTTAGAAATTAGGCCAAGATTCATTAACATACTATTAATAATCCCGCCTTGTCCCAAAATGGTAATCCAAGCAAAACTCCGCACAACTGAATTTGTTAACAGCGGAAACAATGTGATAGACATTAACAGACCACGCCATTTTTTCGGGCTTTGTGCAATAAAGTAAGCAGTCGGAACACCTAACAGGGCGCAAAATAAAGTTGCAATCAGAGAAATTTTTAGTGTCCGCCAAAAAATACTGAAATTATATTCATCCATAAAGAATGAGATATAGTTGGCCAAGCTGAAACCTCCATCAAAAAACGTAGGAAAAATGATGGAAACAAGGGGTAACACCAAGAACAAAATCAAAAGAACCATTCCCGGAGCCAAGAGGATATAAGGAATTCTACGATGTTTCATGTCCGAGCCTCACTTTCCATTAAAAAGGATGATTTAATACATAAACATGGATTCTTTTATTTTTTCATAAAAGGATTATAAATAATCATTTTCTTTTTGGTAATAAAAAATACGAACATTATTTGATGGAAATATATGAAACAATCGCACACGCATAAAAGTTCGACATTATTTTACATTTTTTTCGAAAAAAATAACCCTTTAAGGATACTCTCCCTGTGGGGGTTACTTTTTTCGACTACATCATTGGACTTTTTTTCTGCTTAACAAAATACTTGTATACTTCCTATTATTAATCCTATATTACGATAAAATATAAAAAACCATGTAGGGGATTATATGGTGAAGCTTTTCAACGGCCCGTTTAAACACCTTCCTCTAGCAAAATAACAAATACGTATGCTAGAATCATTTTTATACTAAAAGTTGGCAAACAAATTAATTAATATAGAGTGGTCTCTGATCAAATTACCCTATCATATTAGCATCTTTGGAGGAGAGAAAGAGAGAAAATGAAGACAAGTATAGGAGAATGGAAGATCGGGCTAAAGAACGGAATTCCTATTGCAATGGGTTATTTTGCAGTTTCGTTTACCTTTGGCATTCTTGCCAAGCAAGCTGGGCTAAATCCGTTTGAAGCAGTTTTGATGTCCGTAACTAATTTAACCTCGGCTGGACAGTTTGCTGGGCTTACGCTTATTGCCAGTGCCGCAGCCATCATTGAAATTGCTGTCACACAGCTGATTATTAACTCTAGATATTTTCTAATGTCGTTTGCTTTATCCCAAAAAATCGACCCCAAAACGCCGCTTGTCCATCGATTATTCATGGCATATGGGATTACGGATGAGGTATTCGGAGTGTCCGTTGCGGTTCCCAGAAAGTTAAGCCCTTATTATGCCTATGGCGTGATGAGTGTTGCGGTGCCTGGATGGGCACTAGGTACACTGTTTGGGGTTATTTCTGGAAATATTCTGCCGGATAGATTGATGAGTGCACTAAGTATTGCATTGTTCGGAATGCTAATTGCTGTCATTATCCCTCCAGCAAAAGGGAATAAAATCCTTGCCGGGCTGATTGTCACTTCTATGGTACTAAGCCTTGTATTTGCTGAGCTGCAAACCTTAGCATCCATCTCATCCGGTGTAAAAATTATCATCTTAACGATTTTGATTGCAGGTATCGCAGCGTTTGTCTTTCCGGTAAAGGAGCATCCAGTAAAGGAGCATACTCATGAATAATGCTATTTTTTATATCTTGGTGATGGCAATTGTGACGTATCTTATTAGGGTTCTGCCGCTAACACTCGTCAGAAAAGAAATCAAAAATGTCTATATCCGATCGTTTTTATACTATGTTCCATATGTAACATTGGCAGTGATGGTGTTTCCGGCCATTTTAGACGCAACGGCCTCGCCATGGTCCGCACTAGTTGGCTTTATTGTGGCCATACTTTTTGCCTACCAGGGGGCCAGCTTGGTGAGTGTTGCCCTATTGGCCTGTTTTTCTGTTTTTGTAATAGAACTGTTCTTGTATTGAGTTAGGAATAAAAACAGTGCCCGTCACTCCCCGAATGATGTCGATGAATTCGACAAATGGAGGTGGTGACAGGCACTATTTTATTGTTCCACTTTTTCTGATTTTACGGTTAAATCTCCTGCCAATGGCGTTTCAATGATTTCCTTAGCCTTAGCTAAAGAATCAGCTTGCCCAAGCGCCCACATTAATTTGGCAACAATCGCTTCCGTGTTCATATCTCCGGAAAAAACAACCTGATGCTGTACTGCCTTACGTCCCACTTCATACAGGAGCAAGTCCTCACCTTTTAAAAAATACTTAAATCATAAGTCTGTGAAAGCTTTTCAATAAATTTCATTCCAGCAACACTATTACCTATATCATCAATTCCAGGACTATAGACACCAATACCTAATTTTCCCTCAAGCTGCTCTACTTTAACGTGCGATACCGTACATAAAACACCACCTGATACACCACTTTTCATTGGAATGCCAATGGAAGCAGCATACTTTCCTGAGGCATTATAAAGTCCACAAGTTGTCATTAAAGCTTTTGTTACTTTTGCTGTTGTAGGTGTTATAATTTTTTTGTTTGTTAATGGATGCACGCCATCTCCTGCAAGCATAAGCCCCAACTGTGCAAGGTCCTTTGCCGAAACCTCGAGTGCGCATAAATGAATATAAGACTCTACCGCTTCCTCTACATCACAAAGCAAATAATCATTTGCCTTTAAATAATAAGCGATTGCCCGATTCCGATGGGTTGTTTCGATTTCGGAACGATAGACCTCTTCATTTATTTGGTGGGGACTACCTGTGATACTAGTTAAAAAGTCTGCAACATATGCTATTCGATCCTTCACCGTTTCCCCAGGTAACATCGAGGCAACAGTAATAGCACCTGCATTAATCATCGGATTAAATGGTTTCCCCGGTGCCGTGCTTTCTAGACGAATAATCGAATTAAAGGGATCTCCTGTTGGTTCTACATCTACTTTATCAAGTACAAATTGTAATCCATGATATTCACAGGCAACTATAAAACTAATAACCTTTGAAATGCTTTGCAGTGTAAATTGTGCTTCTATATTACCAGCCGCAAAGTAATTTCCATTTTGATCTATTATACATGCGGCAAATTGGTCAACGGATTGAAGCGCTAGTACTGGAATATAAGATGCAGGTTTACCTCTCTTCGTATAAGCTTTTGCTTCATTTGTAATTTGTTCCAACATCCTGTTTACCTCTCTTTATGACACGAAAGAGATGCCCCTTTGAGGGTAACATCCCTTTCAGATTACCTTATTTTTCTGGAATTAGTGACATGTACTTCTCATCTTTCAAACGTGCCTTTAACTCTTGCTTTGCTTCTTCAATAATTGTTGGATTTTCAATACAAGTAATTGCAGTACGAGCCATAATATCCGCCGCATAAAGCATTCCCTTATGTCCAATTGGCGTATTACCTACAGCTACTACTTGCCAAGTATGGAGTGGTGTCCCAAGCACAAAACAAGCCGTTGTACATTGTACAGTTGGTGTTATCCAGCTGACATCTGCAACATCAGTTGAACCGTACAGCATCATCTCTGGAGACAATGGGGATACAAACTCGCATAGATGCTTGCTACCTATTAATTCCTTTTGCTCAGAAGACATATTCATATAAGCCAAAGCCTTGCTTTCATCATCCAATGATTGATAAATTTGCTCTGCAAAGGCAAAGTCCTCTTCACTAAATTGAAGGGCCGGAGCCTCATCAAATTGCTGTTGCATCACTTTTGCAAGCGTTGTATTTGGAATTAAATCCGATGCCGCCCCCTCAAAGTGTTCCTCAAATGTTGTTTCTGTCATTAAGGCCGCACCTTGAGCAATTTTTTGAACACGCTTATGAATATCCACTACTTGCTGTTTCTTTGGCGCACGAATTAAATAAGAAACCTCTGCATAAGGCTGAACTACATTGGGAGAAGTTCCACCACTATTAACCACTGCATAATGAATGCGTGCTTCTTGAATAATATGTTCACGCAGGTAGTTTACACCAACATTCATTAGTTCCACTGCATCTAAAGCACTGCGCCCTAGATGGGGGGCTGCAGCCGCATGAGCACTCTTTCCTGTAAATTTAAAAGTCGCTGCATAGTTTGCCAGTGATGTCATATTCATTGTTGTATTATTTGACATCGGATGCCACGAAATAGCCATATCTACATCATTAAACACACCATGCTTTGCCATGTAAGCTTTGCCTGATCCGTTTTCTTCCGCCGGACAACCGTAAAAACGAATAGTGAACGGTGCATTTGTTTTTTCAACATATTCTTTTGCTGCTACTGCTGCTGCAAGTGCACCTGTGCCTAGTAAATTGTGTCCACAGCCGTGCCCATTACCATTCTCTTCAACAGGAGAATATTCTGCCTTCCCGCCTTCTTGGCTCAAAAATGGAAGGGCATCGTATTCACCTAAAAAGGCAATAACAGTTGAACCACTGCCGAAGCTACCCATAATTGCAGTTTCAAGATTAGCTACATTTTTTTCAACTGCAAATCCTTGAGCTTTTAATGCTTCCTCCATTACTGAAACTGCATATTTTTCTTTAAAATGCAATTCTGGTTTTGCCCAGATTTTATCACTGATTGTTGTAAGCGCTATCTTCTTTTCTTGAAGAAAATCGGTTACATTAAATAATGCATTATGCTCTTTATTCATGTACTACAACCTCCTTATTAGCTTGGCTTTTTGGGGAGATTGTTAAAATCGTACCTACACAAATAATTGAAATCACCACTAACAGCCACATTGCAGCATTATATGAACCATTGAATGTATCAACCATGAATCCTATTAATGTAGGTGTAACAAATCCAGCCAATTGTCCCCCAGTGTTTGCCATACCCATAGCTGTTCCTGCATAATCTGAAGGGATTCTCTTTAATACAAATGATGGTAATAACAATACAACATAAGTCATTAACAATGTTACGATACTTTGGTATGTGATAAATAATGCAATCGATTCTGCATTAAACATTAAAAATAGGCATCCAGCTAAAAGCAGTGCACATATAGCACCAATGAATTTATTTACTTTCAAATCCAATTTATCAATTAGATAACCGCATCCTAACATCGCAATCACCATAATGATGCCCGGAATCATTTGTAACCAGCCAATGGAAATTAAATCAAGTCCACGTACGTCTGACAAATATTTTGGCATCCAAGAATTTAAACCCCAGTTCACCGCATAAATGGTAAAGTAAGCGATAACTAAACTCCACATTAATGGCATTTTAAATAAGATTCCTAATATCCCTTTTACTTGAGGCCCTTGAACGGATTGGTATACTACTTTATCCTTCGGTACATACTTCCAATATAGGAATGCAATAATAACCCCAAATAAACCGGCAATAACAAAGAATGCGCGCCAGCCAATTGTTACCAATAATGCGGCTGAAATAATTGGCACAAGCATCATCATAATTGCTCCAGAGGAAAGCATGATAGACATTACTTTACTTCGCTCATTCTCAGGAAACGATGATGAAATGATCTTTGAAGCTGAAGGTTGGAAACCGCCTTCACCAATTCCGAATAGGAACCGAATGACCACCATAATACTCAATGTCCATGCAATAGCTGTTAACCCTGTAAAGATGGACCATACAATAATCGCTGCTAATAACACACGTTTTGCACCGAATTTATCAGCCAAAATTCCCCCAGGCAATTGCATTAATGCATAACCTAGAAAAAATGAACTTAAAATTAAACCTGTTTCCGTAGCTGTTAGGGCAAGATCCTTACCAATATGCACAACTGCATAATTCATTAAATAACGGTCTAGGTTTCCTAACATCCAACCTAAGAAAAGTAATACTACTAGCGTTTTGCGAGTTTTTTTCCCAAGAATGTTTTCTGTCATAAAATGCCTCCTTGTTGCTATTTTAACGAAATTTTCGTTAAATATACGTAAATTATATATGGAATTTTGGTGGCTCGCAATAAATTTTTTACCTTCAGAAATCTGGAAAGTAGTTATGCACGATGGTTTTGGGATCATCCACTGAGATGATTAAAACAAAAAAAGCATTTTCTATCTAAAAGATAGGAAATGCTTTTTTCGTATTAGTTTTTGCATAATTTATATAATTTAGCCGGGCGGCCCCTTGAATTGCGATTTTCCTCCCCACAATATTCAATCAGTTCAACCTTCGCTAATTCTGAAATAATTCGCTGCGCATTCCGTTCTGTCATGTTTAACTCTTTTGCTAACATTTTTGCACTAAATGACTCAACTTTTAACTCGTTCATAACTGCTTCAATTTTTGCAAACATTTTTCCACTGATGGACGACTCATTCAGTCGTTCAATTATCTTTTTGTCTTGAACACGACTTGTATACGTAATTAGAGATGACCCCTGAACAATTTCTGTCATTTCTCCATTTTCTTCCATGACAACAATACCTTTTGTTCCCTTCTCCATTAAATGTTGCATGGCATGATGCGCATAATTTTCTGCATAATAAACCGTAGAGGCATGACCAATACCAACAACAACCGGCTGTTCAGTTTCAGAAGATAAACGATCGATCATTTCAGATATCGCATTAATATTTCGCTCAACAATACCCCGTGAACTAAAAAGGACAAAGCGGCCATTACTTTCTTCAATTAAGTATCCATCAATTTTTTCGCAAATTTGCAGAACAATTTTTTTCATTTCCAGCTGTAAAAAATGGATTCGGTAGCCATTTTGATTCGCCATTTTAATATAATCAAAACTTTTAATTTGAACAACTAAAGCAGTGGTTTGCGTTTTCTTATAATAAATTGTTTGGATTTTCTCGCTTAATAACTGTAGCGTATGATAAATATCCTGAGTATGCGGAACAACCAAACCAACAGGAATTCCTATTTCCTTTAATTTTTCTTCCACTTTTGGATAAACCGTAATAACACAATCTATTTTTTGTTCCTTCCACAGTGCTACATGATGTTCAATAATTTCATCTATGGATGTTTTAGCAGTAAATCGTTTAATATATACATGATCTAAAATTTTATCTAAATCTATAATTTCCTCAAAAAAATTATCCTCTGGTACATGTAGTACATCGATACTGACACTTTTAGCCAACCTTCCAATTTCATGGCTTATTTCTAATACACCGCGATAAAACGTATTCCCGGTAATAAAAATGTACTCCATTCGTTCCTTTGAAAAATGCCTGGATTGTTGTGCGATTTTATAAGGAATATAGCCTGAAAATAACCAAAAATCCACATGAGCATGATGCTTTTCCAGTATATCCGTGGTTTCATTTACAATATTATAAGAATACCCGGCAAATGATAGATTGCATTCAAATTCTTTTGCATAATGTAAAATTCTTTCAACTGATCGTCTAGGTCCTACAATACCAACCTTATAC from Bacillus sp. DTU_2020_1000418_1_SI_GHA_SEK_038 includes these protein-coding regions:
- a CDS encoding ABC transporter ATP-binding protein, which codes for MSYVELKDIRVSYDNNTDILKDLNLSIEKGELVSLLGPSGCGKTTTLRVIAGLIEPNDGEFLVDSQNLTKVPVHKRDFGMVFQSYALFPHLTIKENVAFGLKLRKEKKSNIDKKVKDILAITGLEALADRFPKQLSGGQRQRVALARALVIEPKLLLLDEPLSNLDAKLRVAMRIEIKRIQSQLGITSVFVTHDQEECFSISDKVAVMNKGVIEQFDTPEEIYKNPKTEFVARFIGFENFFGLTPVEEGKYKATDGTVFLCTRKWETGKQTGTIRPDDIDLVASTEPNSNNTVTGVVKVRTFLGKAYQYEVETSIGSLLVNEADDVIYQVGDAVTLSIPAQKLIIV
- a CDS encoding AzlC family ABC transporter permease, which gives rise to MKTSIGEWKIGLKNGIPIAMGYFAVSFTFGILAKQAGLNPFEAVLMSVTNLTSAGQFAGLTLIASAAAIIEIAVTQLIINSRYFLMSFALSQKIDPKTPLVHRLFMAYGITDEVFGVSVAVPRKLSPYYAYGVMSVAVPGWALGTLFGVISGNILPDRLMSALSIALFGMLIAVIIPPAKGNKILAGLIVTSMVLSLVFAELQTLASISSGVKIIILTILIAGIAAFVFPVKEHPVKEHTHE
- a CDS encoding AzlD domain-containing protein; this encodes MNNAIFYILVMAIVTYLIRVLPLTLVRKEIKNVYIRSFLYYVPYVTLAVMVFPAILDATASPWSALVGFIVAILFAYQGASLVSVALLACFSVFVIELFLY
- a CDS encoding ABC transporter permease, with the translated sequence MANYISFFMDEYNFSIFWRTLKISLIATLFCALLGVPTAYFIAQSPKKWRGLLMSITLFPLLTNSVVRSFAWITILGQGGIINSMLMNLGLISKPLTLLYTEFSITIGSVYLFLPLMVITLVGIFENIDSDIMEAAETLGANRFIAFMKVILPLSVPGIIVGSILVFTGTMTAYTTPQLLGGNRNIMLATFLYQNATALGNWKGASVIAMIMIVATIIVMKLFDWIAKRMDKRGEASA
- a CDS encoding MFS transporter, with translation MTENILGKKTRKTLVVLLFLGWMLGNLDRYLMNYAVVHIGKDLALTATETGLILSSFFLGYALMQLPGGILADKFGAKRVLLAAIIVWSIFTGLTAIAWTLSIMVVIRFLFGIGEGGFQPSASKIISSSFPENERSKVMSIMLSSGAIMMMLVPIISAALLVTIGWRAFFVIAGLFGVIIAFLYWKYVPKDKVVYQSVQGPQVKGILGILFKMPLMWSLVIAYFTIYAVNWGLNSWMPKYLSDVRGLDLISIGWLQMIPGIIMVIAMLGCGYLIDKLDLKVNKFIGAICALLLAGCLFLMFNAESIALFITYQSIVTLLMTYVVLLLPSFVLKRIPSDYAGTAMGMANTGGQLAGFVTPTLIGFMVDTFNGSYNAAMWLLVVISIICVGTILTISPKSQANKEVVVHE
- a CDS encoding ABC transporter permease; translated protein: MRKNVGLNIIAGVVFAFLLIPLFIIVLTSFGTNSTIQFPIKGFTFEWYSKVFSNESFMDSFILSLEVAFIGTLLAVIIGVPAAYSLARHNVFGRNWIKSFFLSPTIVPGLVVGYALYQFIVIQFQFPIIQGLLLGHFLICLPYVIRVVGSTIEQLDFSIEEVSWTLGCTKLQAFIKVVLPNITSGIFASFMLAFINSFNNIPVSQFLSGPGVTMLPTNLMNYIEYNYDPSVSALSVILMLGTVVLMFIIEKTLGLASIS
- a CDS encoding M20 family metallopeptidase, translating into MNKEHNALFNVTDFLQEKKIALTTISDKIWAKPELHFKEKYAVSVMEEALKAQGFAVEKNVANLETAIMGSFGSGSTVIAFLGEYDALPFLSQEGGKAEYSPVEENGNGHGCGHNLLGTGALAAAVAAKEYVEKTNAPFTIRFYGCPAEENGSGKAYMAKHGVFNDVDMAISWHPMSNNTTMNMTSLANYAATFKFTGKSAHAAAAPHLGRSALDAVELMNVGVNYLREHIIQEARIHYAVVNSGGTSPNVVQPYAEVSYLIRAPKKQQVVDIHKRVQKIAQGAALMTETTFEEHFEGAASDLIPNTTLAKVMQQQFDEAPALQFSEEDFAFAEQIYQSLDDESKALAYMNMSSEQKELIGSKHLCEFVSPLSPEMMLYGSTDVADVSWITPTVQCTTACFVLGTPLHTWQVVAVGNTPIGHKGMLYAADIMARTAITCIENPTIIEEAKQELKARLKDEKYMSLIPEK
- a CDS encoding ABC transporter substrate-binding protein, coding for MKKRFGLVSLTLATASILAACGGGGETTKEKPTSLVISTFGLEQDKMEEDVFKPFEEKYNVDIVLETGTSSERFTKLKSNPNSTVDVIELSQSNAADGVTEGLFEKIDNSKVPNMEKLIDSAKGLSADGSGPAYTLNSIGIIYNKKAAGMEIKEWDDLWNSALKGKISIPDITSTFGPAMLYVASKHENADITKDNGKAAFKAITDLSPNVVKTYSKSSDLANMFQSGEIVAAVVGDFAVPMITQANPDVAYIVPESGTFANFNTMNINKNSKNKDLAYKYIDWRLSKEIQEKTAKSLNEAPTNKEVVLDEETAKNKTYGAIADRTNKVDSQFVNNNLEDWINQWNRILNK
- the glsA gene encoding glutaminase A, whose protein sequence is MLEQITNEAKAYTKRGKPASYIPVLALQSVDQFAACIIDQNGNYFAAGNIEAQFTLQSISKVISFIVACEYHGLQFVLDKVDVEPTGDPFNSIIRLESTAPGKPFNPMINAGAITVASMLPGETVKDRIAYVADFLTSITGSPHQINEEVYRSEIETTHRNRAIAYYLKANDYLLCDVEEAVESYIHLCALEVSAKDLAQLGLMLAGDGVHPLTNKKIITPTTAKVTKALMTTCGLYNASGKYAASIGIPMKSGVSGGVLCTVSHVKVEQLEGKLGIGVYSPGIDDIGNSVAGMKFIEKLSQTYDLSIF